GCTGCCAGCCTGACTTCCAACCTGGACATCGGCCTTCGTCACATTCTGCCTGTTGATCCATTCCTCATCGCAATCGCCGCTGCACTTAGATCCGGGCCTTTCACCGCGAGTCGCGGAAATACTTTTGTGCAAACCATCCCGCCAATTCGATTGCTGGCCAATCGCCTGATTGATTCAGCGCCGCCGCGCGACCGCTTGGTTCTGGCCGGAAACGGTGCTACGCTTGTGTAAACGGGAGGACCCTATGCGCAGCTTGCATATCCTTTTATTGTCCCTGGCAATTTCTTTCTTTGCCTCTGGCGCCAGCGCCTGGGCTCAACGAGGCGGTGGGTTTGGAGGTGGCGGTTTTCACGGTGGAGGCGGTGGTTTCCATGGTGGTGGTTTTGGTGGAGGTGGCGGATTCCACGGCGGCGGAGGATGGTCGCACGGCGGAGGCGGTTTCCACGGTGGAGGCGGCTGGTCTCGCGGCGGTGGAGGCTTCCATGGTGGTGGAGGCTGGTCACACGGAGGCTTCGGAGGCGGCGGATTTTTTGGTCGTGGCGGCTTTGGCCGCGGAGGCTTTGGCAGAGGATTCTTCGGTCGCGGTGGATTTGGGCGCGGGTTCCATGGCCGGAACATTTTTCTCTTTAACTTCGGGTTTTTCCCATTTTACGGATATCCCTTCTATCCGTACTACACATACTACCCGTACTACTCGTACTATCCCGCTTACTCACCCAACGGCTGCTACCCTTACGGCCCGTACGATTGCTACGGGTACGGGAATGGGTATGGTGCGGCTTATGGTTCGCCTGACCCGTCGCCCTCGGCATACGCGTATTCCCAGACAACCGCAGCGCCTGCAACGCGCGCTCTGGACGCAGACGGCCAGTGGCACCGGTTTGGCGCGCAGCAGGCGGCCGCAGTGCGCCAGGCTGCGGTCCGGCCGGCGCCGCGCACTCAAACAAGCAGCCCGGCAAACACCTTCACAGCCGCCATAGCGGACGGGCAGTGGCATCGCTTCGGACCTGCCGCGGTGGTACGCGTTCCCCAAATGGCCAGGGTCTCTCAAGCGCACGCGCCAGCACGCGCTCGCAGCGCGCCTGCGACTACCGCGCAATCGCGCCATCTGGGTCCCAGGCCCGCGCCGGTCATACGCGTCTCGTCGCCCCAACCCGCTCCGCGCTCCCGGACGAGCGAGTCGGCCGGCGCCTATAGCGCCGCGCTCATTCATTGAGACCCGGTGATGCTGTCGCCTGAATAGCAAGCTGGCGGCCGTCGTGGGTTTTCGCGGATGTGGTTGTTGCCGATGCCTGCAATTCCAGCAGGCTGAATGCCGCCCTGCCTTGCCGATGGCATCAGAGTTAGCGGGCGGGACGAGCCGCCAAGCGGCGACAGACTTTGGCCCATCGCGCCTTGCGGGATGGGAAAGCCGATCACCAACCACCAGAAAGCCCCGGCAAGGGGCGAAAGAATCTAAATGAACGGCCACGCCGCAAGTCTCAGCAGCGGCGCGGCGAGTTCGTTACGGTACGGCCGTGGCTGCTGCCGGCTTCCACCGCTGGAAAGCCAAATCTGCAATTTGCGATCGTACGGTCGGCCCAGCAAAACGAAGGAGGATTTCCGAAATGAAAAGAATGTGGCTCACCATCATCGTGGTGTTTCTGGTATTCACAGCGTTGAGTTATGTCATTCACGGCGTATTGCTGCAGCCGCTCTACCAGCAGTCGCCGCTGATGCTGCGAACCCAGCAGGATGCCCAGAGCCACTTTCCTTTTATGCTGCTGGCCTTCCTGGTTTTCTCAGTTGCCTTCGTGTGGATTTATTCGCGCGGACTGGAGCCGAAGCCCTGGCTGGGACAGGGCCTGCGATACGGCGCGGCCGTGTGGCTGATTGCTTCCGTCAGCCGTTACCTTATATATTTTGCCGTCCAGCCCTGGTCGGGCAGCGTGATGGCCCTCCAGATCGGACTGGAACTCATCATGATGCTGCTGGTGGGAATTACTGCGGCGGCACTCTATCGCAAAGCGGCATAGGCGATTTTTGCCAGCAAAAGCAGCCTGGGGGTTCGCGCGCGGGAAACGCTGCCGCGTCGGATAGTAGCGAAGCCCTCTTAATTCGCAACTCGTAATTCGTAATTTCCACTCGCCACTGCCTTCTGACTCCTGCCTTCCGCCCTCACCACCATCGGCCCACCCGGTGTTGATATTCTTCGTATCGCGTTCCAAAAACCTGGCGCAGCTTTTCTTCTTCAACCGGGATGACAATCCTATTCAGATAGACCAAAACGAAGGGCAGCAAAAGCACCGGCCAAAGCTGGCGAAGAATCCCCGCCTCGCCAAGATACGCAATCGTGAGACCCAGATACATCGGGTTCCGGGTGAAGCGATAAGGTCCCCAGGTCACCATGGCGCTGGAAGCCTGGCCGGGGACCCTTGTGGTCCGCGCCTTGCGAAACAACAGCCATCCCCAGGCGGCCAGCGCAGCCCCAGCCAGAAAAAAGAGGCCTCCGATTTCACTGAGCAGAGGCGTGGCCGAAAAAAAGTGACTTTGAAAACACAGCGCCTCCAGCCCCGCACCCGCCAGATACGCCAGGACGAACACCCATGGCACCGGAATCCGCATCAAAGCGCGGGAGAACCCCCCGGCATTTTCGAGTAGTTGCTGGTCCATAGTCCATCCCCCGCAGCCAGACGCATCACCGCCAAAGCAACCGACAACTATACACCCTGAACTCACAAATTCCTGGAAAGCATTTCTGAGTTTTTAGGCGGCTTTCGCAATTGCCCCGAGACACCCTCGGCGCAGGGTTTCAAATCTGAGAATTCAAATTTGAGGTTCCCGCACGCGAGAGCGTTTTCGCAGCGGCGACTTTCCGTCGCCATCATGCCTGGTCAAACCCGCGGCGTGGAGCCGTGTCTCTCCGTTTCGCTCAGGCCATGTTCTGCCGTGCCCGATCGAATGCCGCCAGGGCGTTGTCCCTGTAGATTTTCTTCAGCAAATCGTCGGGCAGGTTGAAGCCGTTCAAGTACCAGTGGTAGCCGAATTGGAAGTGGTAGAAGTGCTCGT
This window of the Terriglobia bacterium genome carries:
- a CDS encoding isoprenylcysteine carboxylmethyltransferase family protein; translation: MDQQLLENAGGFSRALMRIPVPWVFVLAYLAGAGLEALCFQSHFFSATPLLSEIGGLFFLAGAALAAWGWLLFRKARTTRVPGQASSAMVTWGPYRFTRNPMYLGLTIAYLGEAGILRQLWPVLLLPFVLVYLNRIVIPVEEEKLRQVFGTRYEEYQHRVGRWW